A region of Vespula vulgaris chromosome 1, iyVesVulg1.1, whole genome shotgun sequence DNA encodes the following proteins:
- the LOC127064951 gene encoding focal adhesion kinase 1 isoform X3, with translation MRGQRFRLIFNCICYKEYVYVQSFDFFVENRLYHSSHEGMSTGTGDGGGSGGGGVQGGGGGRNTPPHGSPTPMDKATLKVHLPNGGFNVVKFGDAIDVKGIISLVTSRLAVGTRHYRNLYAMRLHHPGSGESYWLHQDTTMYQVQEKYEKKHPHCEWRYELRVRYLPQNLNDLYEKDKVTFYYYYDQVRNDYLYANHAALDQDVAVQLCCLEIRYFFKDMPQMALDKKSNLEYLEREVGLHKFLPRSVLNGMKPKALRKLIQQHFKKVAALSELECMFKFFDLLRAHYRFDQERFICALGSSWSIPVELVIGPDLGISYMAHRGGTVPTRMAEFSQIQSIQTLVSDCKEHAKACIKLRVAGAAETLSITCSSLDQAESLADLIDGYCRLVTGSNTSLWNRKAASWKNYPCPCKDAHPPKYRQDGFNSPEKNVSKTGTILSEDYAEIVDEEGDYSTPATRDYEIVRNQVELGEIIGEGQFGNVHKGSYKGRDGQTIAVAVKTCKVDADLATAEKFLEEAYIMQQFEHPHIIRLIGVCSEAPIWLVMELARLGEMRAYLQSNKHRLDLATLLLYTFQLSTALSYLESKKFVHRDIAARNVLVSSHNCVKLADFGLSRWVEDQSYYTASKCKLPIKWMAPESINFRRFTTSSDVWMFGVCMWEILMLGVKPFQGVKNNEVIRKLENGERLALPNHCPPRLYSLMSQCWSYEPSKRPTFKEIRETLHEILLEEKHQQQETMRRENRRVQAMSWGADEVPPPKPSRQPQNTAADPAQLTAAAPVSTYIVAQSPEVLAQLLKDNQTRGVCPSVYTTPASPFNTLAVQFQDEDQVLTTAVVSDLPFFDPAISEPTASHDTQSGDSTLSDTNLDSLDSSDTVSPLMSSLNISDTAQTQSPAAGRKQQKVKEMQNLYAVSSKVVSNITGDLYSPVQKFSTSNPIPITTTACGEIYGPVANFTQSSAIVGNLSQSPSVGGNFGENPGNFGPSSLNNQTQFVSGTHVQSPNIGQHSTNITSQAYASGQQPTIPSSSSTSNAITATGSPRINTVNVPISTANAECLYGPVLKFRAQSAQSQSGGDMTCVSSATSFVPSGRSQLVYSPTPIQNLQSQPLYPQNYQHQQIYSNVNQVGQQHIYIPRTQQTQNIQRQTPLQPQSLSYTSSQHTMQQSQTSSANPIYTAHATSVTVVQAQKVQMPNYIPQVQSGMANSQSPASLNVTGNQHQSFGVAQAHGIQARIAAPGVMIQQSSQQHAQPHVPNFILGQHSGYIAPTEQTQVQYSATGFSTQQQVINAVGVKQQVVQVAPTVVKPCAPQVATGIAKITTFVTSKQDEPLTSSTDGTLSGSLISSAVSDSTMSSSSSMTEEAQQDQRGAQSQIFDSGADSFTGIDDEQKLLEQRLLEQQRQSEEDSRWLAREEKRLSIATSGDESASPPIPRSATQSPNHEPHTANTGSLGSDKGPEKEKEKVIVVKKMEPTPTADLDRTNDKVYDCTTSVVRAVMSLSQGVQQSKADQYLELVRRVGIELRALLSSVDALVEILPISAHREVEMAHKVLSKDMAELVTAMKLAQNYSATTLDAEYRKGMLSAAHILAMDAKNLLDVIDSIRIRYPYVDNQICQRQNDKNTSRDSTPEHCIRSSQSGEHFLRRSQSSERQTTTFRQSQSGDLLHRMGQSVDRSLQGSQTDVSGGTSLERRHHIVTNSLERNSTSRRQMATNSLERKRPSLSCNMGPMNNSVNLPPIVPVTCNLVQTVGPVIHPSQSVAMGVSQQSVFTANKSSNETPTSDS, from the exons atgcgTGGGCAGAGATTTCGTTTGATTTTCAATTGTATTTGCTACAAGGAATATGTTTACGTACaatcatttgattttttcgttgaaaatcgATTGTATCATTCCAG CCATGAGGGGATGAGCACTGGGACAGGAGATGGAGGTGGAAGCGGAGGTGGTGGTGTACagggtggtggaggtggaagAAATACACCACCTCATGGATCGCCCACCCCCATGGACAAGGCGACCTTGAAGGTCCATTTACCCAACG GTGGCTTTAATGTTGTCAAATTCGGTGATGCTATCGACGTCAAAGGGATCATCTCGTTGGTAACAAGTCGACTCGCCGTTGGTACCAGACATTATCGAAATCTCTATGCGATGAGATTGCATCATCCAGGATCTGGTGAGAGTTACTGGTTGCATCAAGATACCACAATGTATCAG GTTCAAGAAAAGTATGAAAAGAAACATCCTCATTGCGAATGGAGGTACGAACTCAGAGTACGATATCTACCCCAAAATCTGAACGATCTCTACGAGAAAGACAAAGTTacattttactattattatgatCAG GTACGAAACGACTACCTGTATGCAAATCATGCTGCACTGGATCAAGACGTAGCCGTTCAATTATGTTGCTTAGAGATACGTTATTTCTTCAAAGACATGCCACAAATGGCTCTCGACAAGAAAAGTAACTTGGAATATTTAGAACGAGAG gTTGGCTTGCACAAGTTTCTTCCACGGTCCGTGTTAAACGGAATGAAGCCAAAGGCACTTCGAAAGCTGATACAGCAACATTTCAAGAAAGTAGCTGCTCTTTCGGAGTTAGAATGCATGTTCAAGTTTTTTGACTTGCTTCGGGCACATTATAGGTTCGACCAGGAAAGATTCATTTGTGCATTGGGG TCAAGCTGGTCCATTCCTGTTGAACTAGTCATCGGTCCTGATCTCGGCATATCTTATATGGCTCATCGAGGTGGAACGGTG CCGACTAGAATGGCGGAGTTCTCACAAATACAATCAATTCAAACGCTGGTTTCTGACTGCAAAGAACATGCCAAAGCATGTATCAAATTAAGAGTCGCTGGAGCAGCTGAAACGCTGAGCATAACTTGCTCGAGTTTGGACCAAGCGGAGAGTCTTGCTGATTTGATAGACGGTTATTGTAGACTAGTGACTGGCAGTAATACTTCGTTATGGAATAGAAAAg CTGCATCGTGGAAAAATTATCCCTGTCCATGCAAAG ATGCACATCCTCCAAAATATAGACAAGATGGTTTCAATAGTCCTGAAAAAAATGTGAGCAAAACAGGAACGATTCTGTCTGAAGATTATGCAGAGATCGTAGACGAGGAAGGAGATTATTCGACTCCAGCTA CACGTGATTATGAAATAGTCCGTAATCAAGTAGAACTGGGTGAGATTATTGGAGAAGGTCAATTTGGTAATGTTCATAAGGGATCGTATAAAGGTAGAGACGGACAAACTATAGCTGTTGCTGTGAAAACGTGTAAAGTTGACGCGGACCTTGCTACTGCTGAAAAATTCCTCGAAGAAGCAT ACATCATGCAACAATTTGAACACCCTCATATAATTAGACTCATTGGAGTATGTTCCGAAGCGCCGATCTGGTTGGTCATGGAATTGGCAAGACTTGGAGAGATGCGTGCATATCTTCAATCTAACAAACATCGATTAGATCTTGCGACTCTTTTACTCTACACATTCCAACTTAGTACCGCTTTATCGTACCTCGAGAGTAAAAAATTTGTGCAcag AGATATCGCAGCTAGAAATGTATTAGTTTCTTCGCATAATTGCGTCAAGTTAGCAGACTTCGGACTGAGTCGATGGGTGGAGGATCAAAGTTATTACACCGCAAGCAAATGTAAATTACCGATCAAGTGGATGGCTCCGGAGAGTATAAACTTTCGAAGATTTACTACTTCGTCCGACGTTTGGATGTTCG gTGTTTGTATGTGGGAGATATTGATGTTAGGTGTGAAACCATTCCAAGGtgtaaaaaataacgaagTCATTCGTAAGTTAGAAAATGGTGAAAGACTAGCGCTTCCTAATCACTGCCCTCCACGTTTGTATTCCTTGATGTCTCAATGTTGGAGTTACGAACCTAGCAAAAGACCAACGTTCAAAGAGATTAGAGAAACATTACA TGAAATTTTGTTAGAAGAGAAGCACCAACAACAGGAGACAATGAGacgagaaaatagaagagtTCAAGCCATGTCTTGGG GTGCAGACGAAGTTCCACCGCCGAAACCTTCCAGACAGCCACAAAATACAGCAGCAGACCCAGCACAATTAACAGCAGCTGCGCCTGTCTCTACGTATATCGTAGCACAGAGCCCGGAAGTTCTTGCTCAACTTCTTAAGGATAATCAAACTAGGGGGGTATGTCCCTCTGTCTACACTACTCCTGCCTCTCCATTTAACACACTCGCTGTACAATTTCAAGACGAAGATCAAGTCTTGACTACTGCCGTTGTCTCAGATTTACCCTTTTTCGATCCGGCGATCTCCGAGCCTACTGCTTCTCACGACACACAATCAGGAGATTCAACTTTGTCCGACACTAATTTAGATTCTCTAGATTCCTCAGACACCGTGTCTCCCCTCATGTCGAGTCTCAATATCTCAGACACAGCTCAGACACAATCACCAGCTGCCGGTAGAAAACAACAAAAGGTTAAAGAGATGCAAAACTTATACGCAGTAAGCTCCAAAGTTGTCAGTAATATCACGGGAGATTTATATTCGCCCGTGCAGAAATTTTCAACATCGAATCCGATACCCATTACGACTACTGCTTGTGGTGAAATTTACGGTCCCGTTGCTAATTTTACACAAAGTTCGGCTATCGTAGGTAATCTCAGTCAAAGTCCTAGCGTAGGTGGTAACTTTGGTGAAAATCCAGGCAATTTTGGCCCTAGCAGCTTAAATAATCAAACTCAATTTGTGAGTGGCACGCATGTTCAATCACCTAATATTGGTCAACACTCCACTAATATCACCAGCCAAGCATACGCTAGTGGTCAACAACCCACAATTCCTAGTAGTTCGTCTACTTCAAATGCTATTACCGCTACAGGATCTCCTCGTATTAATACAGTTAACGTTCCAATATCTACTGCCAATGCGGAATGTTTGTATGGCCCTGTTTTAAAATTTCGAGCACAAAGTGCTCAGAGTCAAAGTGGTGGGGACATGACATGCGTTAGTTCAGCTACATCATTTGTTCCAAGTGGAAGAAGTCAATTGGTTTACAGTCCAACGCCAATTCAAAACTTGCAATCTCAACCACTTTATCCTCAAAACTATCAACATCAACAAATATATTCTAACGTTAACCAAGTGGGACAACAACACATATACATTCCACGAACGCAACAAACACAAAATATCCAACGACAAACTCCTTTACAACCACAGTCTCTTTCTTACACATCATCGCAACATACGATGCAACAAAGTCAAACAAGTAGTGCCAATCCAATATATACAGCCCATGCCACGTCTGTCACGGTTGTTCAAGCACAAAAAGTGCAAATGCCAAATTATATACCGCAAGTGCAAAGTGGAATGGCAAACAGCCAATCGCCTGCATCATTGAACGTTACCGGAAACCAGCATCAATCGTTTGGAGTAGCACAAGCTCATGGTATTCAAGCTCGTATTGCTGCACCAGGTGTTATGATTCAACAAAGTAGCCAACAGCACGCTCAACCACATGTTCCTAATTTCATCTTAGGTCAACATTCTGGTTATATCGCTCCTACGGAACAAACGCAAGTTCAGTACAGTGCTACAGGTTTCTCGACACAGCAACAAGTGATAAATGCGGTTGGTGTTAAACAACAAGTAGTTCAAGTGGCACCAACGGTTGTTAAACCATGTGCACCTCAAGTAGCAACTGGCATAGCGAAAATCACTACGTTCGTAACATCGAAACAAGATGAACCATTGACAAGTTCTACCGACGGTACTCTATCTGGATCACTTATATCTTCTGCTGTCAGCGACAGCACCATGTCATCTAGCAGCTCGATGACAGAGGAGGCACAGCAAGATCAG AGAGGTGCACAGTCCCAAATATTTGACAGTGGTGCCGATAGTTTCACTGGTATAGATGACGAACAAAAGTTATTAGAACAACGACTTTTGGAACAGCAACGGCAATCAGAAGAAGATAGTCGTTGGCTTGCGAGAGAGgag AAACGTTTGTCAATCGCAACAAGTGGAGATGAAAGTGCTAGTCCACCAATTCCTCGTTCAGCCACGCAATCACCAAATCATGAGCCTCATACCGCAAACACAGGTTCTCTTGGTTCAGACAAAGGAcccgagaaagagaaagaaaaagtaatagttGTAAAG aaaatggaACCAACACCAACAGCAGATTTGGACAGAACTAATGATAAAGTATATGATTGTACTACCAGCGTAGTTCGGGCAGTTATGTCTCTGTCGCAAG GCGTTCAGCAGAGTAAAGCCGATCAGTATTTAGAATTAGTAAGAAGAGTAGGCATCGAATTGAGAGCTTTACTGTCCTCCGTTGATGCTCTTGTAGAAATCTTACCTATATCTGCACACAGAGAAGTAGAGATGGCACATAAGGTTTTAAGTAAGGATATGGCTGAGCTTGTAACGGCTATGAAATTAGCACAAAATTATAGTGCTACCACGTTAGATGCAGAATATCGAAA GGGAATGCTTTCTGCGGCTCATATTTTAGCAATGGATGCAAAGAACCTCTTAGACGTAATCGACTCTATTCGTATTCGATATCCATACGTGGACAATCAAATTTGTCAAAGACAAAATGATAAGAATACGTCGCGAGACTCAACGCCGGAACATTGCATTCGATCGAGCCAATCTGGTGAACATTTTTTGAGAAGAAGCCAGTCGAGTGAAAGGCAAACAACAACGTTCAGACAAAGCCAAAGCGGAGATCTTCTACATCGGATGGGTCAATCGGTTGATCGTTCTTTGCAG GGAAGTCAAACTGATGTTAGCGGTGGAACCAGTTTAGAGAGGAGGCATCACATTGTAACGAATAGTCTTGAACGTAATTCAACAAGTAGAAGACAAATGGCAACCAATAgcttagaaagaaaaaggccGTCGTTATCTTGTAATATGGGTCCTATGAATAATTCCGTTAATCTCCCACCGATTGTACCAGTAACATGCAATTTGGTTCAGACAGTGGGACCTGTTATTCATCCGAGTCAGTCAGTCGCGATGGGTGTTAGTCAACAGTCAGTATTCACTGCTAATAAATCTTCGAATGAAACACCTACCAGTGACAGCTAA
- the LOC127064951 gene encoding focal adhesion kinase 1 isoform X2 yields MLELVERKTNGISWHGRRTENLADFTNNSKRIFLMKKEKDVSREKRWKRDSRGLLCSLGQLGYNDSSYSPDTLGTWKFHRITRRSHEGMSTGTGDGGGSGGGGVQGGGGGRNTPPHGSPTPMDKATLKVHLPNGGFNVVKFGDAIDVKGIISLVTSRLAVGTRHYRNLYAMRLHHPGSGESYWLHQDTTMYQVQEKYEKKHPHCEWRYELRVRYLPQNLNDLYEKDKVTFYYYYDQVRNDYLYANHAALDQDVAVQLCCLEIRYFFKDMPQMALDKKSNLEYLEREVGLHKFLPRSVLNGMKPKALRKLIQQHFKKVAALSELECMFKFFDLLRAHYRFDQERFICALGSSWSIPVELVIGPDLGISYMAHRGGTVPTRMAEFSQIQSIQTLVSDCKEHAKACIKLRVAGAAETLSITCSSLDQAESLADLIDGYCRLVTGSNTSLWNRKAASWKNYPCPCKDAHPPKYRQDGFNSPEKNVSKTGTILSEDYAEIVDEEGDYSTPATRDYEIVRNQVELGEIIGEGQFGNVHKGSYKGRDGQTIAVAVKTCKVDADLATAEKFLEEAYIMQQFEHPHIIRLIGVCSEAPIWLVMELARLGEMRAYLQSNKHRLDLATLLLYTFQLSTALSYLESKKFVHRDIAARNVLVSSHNCVKLADFGLSRWVEDQSYYTASKCKLPIKWMAPESINFRRFTTSSDVWMFGVCMWEILMLGVKPFQGVKNNEVIRKLENGERLALPNHCPPRLYSLMSQCWSYEPSKRPTFKEIRETLHEILLEEKHQQQETMRRENRRVQAMSWGADEVPPPKPSRQPQNTAADPAQLTAAAPVSTYIVAQSPEVLAQLLKDNQTRGVCPSVYTTPASPFNTLAVQFQDEDQVLTTAVVSDLPFFDPAISEPTASHDTQSGDSTLSDTNLDSLDSSDTVSPLMSSLNISDTAQTQSPAAGRKQQKVKEMQNLYAVSSKVVSNITGDLYSPVQKFSTSNPIPITTTACGEIYGPVANFTQSSAIVGNLSQSPSVGGNFGENPGNFGPSSLNNQTQFVSGTHVQSPNIGQHSTNITSQAYASGQQPTIPSSSSTSNAITATGSPRINTVNVPISTANAECLYGPVLKFRAQSAQSQSGGDMTCVSSATSFVPSGRSQLVYSPTPIQNLQSQPLYPQNYQHQQIYSNVNQVGQQHIYIPRTQQTQNIQRQTPLQPQSLSYTSSQHTMQQSQTSSANPIYTAHATSVTVVQAQKVQMPNYIPQVQSGMANSQSPASLNVTGNQHQSFGVAQAHGIQARIAAPGVMIQQSSQQHAQPHVPNFILGQHSGYIAPTEQTQVQYSATGFSTQQQVINAVGVKQQVVQVAPTVVKPCAPQVATGIAKITTFVTSKQDEPLTSSTDGTLSGSLISSAVSDSTMSSSSSMTEEAQQDQRGAQSQIFDSGADSFTGIDDEQKLLEQRLLEQQRQSEEDSRWLAREEKRLSIATSGDESASPPIPRSATQSPNHEPHTANTGSLGSDKGPEKEKEKVIVVKKMEPTPTADLDRTNDKVYDCTTSVVRAVMSLSQGVQQSKADQYLELVRRVGIELRALLSSVDALVEILPISAHREVEMAHKVLSKDMAELVTAMKLAQNYSATTLDAEYRKGMLSAAHILAMDAKNLLDVIDSIRIRYPYVDNQICQRQNDKNTSRDSTPEHCIRSSQSGEHFLRRSQSSERQTTTFRQSQSGDLLHRMGQSVDRSLQGSQTDVSGGTSLERRHHIVTNSLERNSTSRRQMATNSLERKRPSLSCNMGPMNNSVNLPPIVPVTCNLVQTVGPVIHPSQSVAMGVSQQSVFTANKSSNETPTSDS; encoded by the exons CCATGAGGGGATGAGCACTGGGACAGGAGATGGAGGTGGAAGCGGAGGTGGTGGTGTACagggtggtggaggtggaagAAATACACCACCTCATGGATCGCCCACCCCCATGGACAAGGCGACCTTGAAGGTCCATTTACCCAACG GTGGCTTTAATGTTGTCAAATTCGGTGATGCTATCGACGTCAAAGGGATCATCTCGTTGGTAACAAGTCGACTCGCCGTTGGTACCAGACATTATCGAAATCTCTATGCGATGAGATTGCATCATCCAGGATCTGGTGAGAGTTACTGGTTGCATCAAGATACCACAATGTATCAG GTTCAAGAAAAGTATGAAAAGAAACATCCTCATTGCGAATGGAGGTACGAACTCAGAGTACGATATCTACCCCAAAATCTGAACGATCTCTACGAGAAAGACAAAGTTacattttactattattatgatCAG GTACGAAACGACTACCTGTATGCAAATCATGCTGCACTGGATCAAGACGTAGCCGTTCAATTATGTTGCTTAGAGATACGTTATTTCTTCAAAGACATGCCACAAATGGCTCTCGACAAGAAAAGTAACTTGGAATATTTAGAACGAGAG gTTGGCTTGCACAAGTTTCTTCCACGGTCCGTGTTAAACGGAATGAAGCCAAAGGCACTTCGAAAGCTGATACAGCAACATTTCAAGAAAGTAGCTGCTCTTTCGGAGTTAGAATGCATGTTCAAGTTTTTTGACTTGCTTCGGGCACATTATAGGTTCGACCAGGAAAGATTCATTTGTGCATTGGGG TCAAGCTGGTCCATTCCTGTTGAACTAGTCATCGGTCCTGATCTCGGCATATCTTATATGGCTCATCGAGGTGGAACGGTG CCGACTAGAATGGCGGAGTTCTCACAAATACAATCAATTCAAACGCTGGTTTCTGACTGCAAAGAACATGCCAAAGCATGTATCAAATTAAGAGTCGCTGGAGCAGCTGAAACGCTGAGCATAACTTGCTCGAGTTTGGACCAAGCGGAGAGTCTTGCTGATTTGATAGACGGTTATTGTAGACTAGTGACTGGCAGTAATACTTCGTTATGGAATAGAAAAg CTGCATCGTGGAAAAATTATCCCTGTCCATGCAAAG ATGCACATCCTCCAAAATATAGACAAGATGGTTTCAATAGTCCTGAAAAAAATGTGAGCAAAACAGGAACGATTCTGTCTGAAGATTATGCAGAGATCGTAGACGAGGAAGGAGATTATTCGACTCCAGCTA CACGTGATTATGAAATAGTCCGTAATCAAGTAGAACTGGGTGAGATTATTGGAGAAGGTCAATTTGGTAATGTTCATAAGGGATCGTATAAAGGTAGAGACGGACAAACTATAGCTGTTGCTGTGAAAACGTGTAAAGTTGACGCGGACCTTGCTACTGCTGAAAAATTCCTCGAAGAAGCAT ACATCATGCAACAATTTGAACACCCTCATATAATTAGACTCATTGGAGTATGTTCCGAAGCGCCGATCTGGTTGGTCATGGAATTGGCAAGACTTGGAGAGATGCGTGCATATCTTCAATCTAACAAACATCGATTAGATCTTGCGACTCTTTTACTCTACACATTCCAACTTAGTACCGCTTTATCGTACCTCGAGAGTAAAAAATTTGTGCAcag AGATATCGCAGCTAGAAATGTATTAGTTTCTTCGCATAATTGCGTCAAGTTAGCAGACTTCGGACTGAGTCGATGGGTGGAGGATCAAAGTTATTACACCGCAAGCAAATGTAAATTACCGATCAAGTGGATGGCTCCGGAGAGTATAAACTTTCGAAGATTTACTACTTCGTCCGACGTTTGGATGTTCG gTGTTTGTATGTGGGAGATATTGATGTTAGGTGTGAAACCATTCCAAGGtgtaaaaaataacgaagTCATTCGTAAGTTAGAAAATGGTGAAAGACTAGCGCTTCCTAATCACTGCCCTCCACGTTTGTATTCCTTGATGTCTCAATGTTGGAGTTACGAACCTAGCAAAAGACCAACGTTCAAAGAGATTAGAGAAACATTACA TGAAATTTTGTTAGAAGAGAAGCACCAACAACAGGAGACAATGAGacgagaaaatagaagagtTCAAGCCATGTCTTGGG GTGCAGACGAAGTTCCACCGCCGAAACCTTCCAGACAGCCACAAAATACAGCAGCAGACCCAGCACAATTAACAGCAGCTGCGCCTGTCTCTACGTATATCGTAGCACAGAGCCCGGAAGTTCTTGCTCAACTTCTTAAGGATAATCAAACTAGGGGGGTATGTCCCTCTGTCTACACTACTCCTGCCTCTCCATTTAACACACTCGCTGTACAATTTCAAGACGAAGATCAAGTCTTGACTACTGCCGTTGTCTCAGATTTACCCTTTTTCGATCCGGCGATCTCCGAGCCTACTGCTTCTCACGACACACAATCAGGAGATTCAACTTTGTCCGACACTAATTTAGATTCTCTAGATTCCTCAGACACCGTGTCTCCCCTCATGTCGAGTCTCAATATCTCAGACACAGCTCAGACACAATCACCAGCTGCCGGTAGAAAACAACAAAAGGTTAAAGAGATGCAAAACTTATACGCAGTAAGCTCCAAAGTTGTCAGTAATATCACGGGAGATTTATATTCGCCCGTGCAGAAATTTTCAACATCGAATCCGATACCCATTACGACTACTGCTTGTGGTGAAATTTACGGTCCCGTTGCTAATTTTACACAAAGTTCGGCTATCGTAGGTAATCTCAGTCAAAGTCCTAGCGTAGGTGGTAACTTTGGTGAAAATCCAGGCAATTTTGGCCCTAGCAGCTTAAATAATCAAACTCAATTTGTGAGTGGCACGCATGTTCAATCACCTAATATTGGTCAACACTCCACTAATATCACCAGCCAAGCATACGCTAGTGGTCAACAACCCACAATTCCTAGTAGTTCGTCTACTTCAAATGCTATTACCGCTACAGGATCTCCTCGTATTAATACAGTTAACGTTCCAATATCTACTGCCAATGCGGAATGTTTGTATGGCCCTGTTTTAAAATTTCGAGCACAAAGTGCTCAGAGTCAAAGTGGTGGGGACATGACATGCGTTAGTTCAGCTACATCATTTGTTCCAAGTGGAAGAAGTCAATTGGTTTACAGTCCAACGCCAATTCAAAACTTGCAATCTCAACCACTTTATCCTCAAAACTATCAACATCAACAAATATATTCTAACGTTAACCAAGTGGGACAACAACACATATACATTCCACGAACGCAACAAACACAAAATATCCAACGACAAACTCCTTTACAACCACAGTCTCTTTCTTACACATCATCGCAACATACGATGCAACAAAGTCAAACAAGTAGTGCCAATCCAATATATACAGCCCATGCCACGTCTGTCACGGTTGTTCAAGCACAAAAAGTGCAAATGCCAAATTATATACCGCAAGTGCAAAGTGGAATGGCAAACAGCCAATCGCCTGCATCATTGAACGTTACCGGAAACCAGCATCAATCGTTTGGAGTAGCACAAGCTCATGGTATTCAAGCTCGTATTGCTGCACCAGGTGTTATGATTCAACAAAGTAGCCAACAGCACGCTCAACCACATGTTCCTAATTTCATCTTAGGTCAACATTCTGGTTATATCGCTCCTACGGAACAAACGCAAGTTCAGTACAGTGCTACAGGTTTCTCGACACAGCAACAAGTGATAAATGCGGTTGGTGTTAAACAACAAGTAGTTCAAGTGGCACCAACGGTTGTTAAACCATGTGCACCTCAAGTAGCAACTGGCATAGCGAAAATCACTACGTTCGTAACATCGAAACAAGATGAACCATTGACAAGTTCTACCGACGGTACTCTATCTGGATCACTTATATCTTCTGCTGTCAGCGACAGCACCATGTCATCTAGCAGCTCGATGACAGAGGAGGCACAGCAAGATCAG AGAGGTGCACAGTCCCAAATATTTGACAGTGGTGCCGATAGTTTCACTGGTATAGATGACGAACAAAAGTTATTAGAACAACGACTTTTGGAACAGCAACGGCAATCAGAAGAAGATAGTCGTTGGCTTGCGAGAGAGgag AAACGTTTGTCAATCGCAACAAGTGGAGATGAAAGTGCTAGTCCACCAATTCCTCGTTCAGCCACGCAATCACCAAATCATGAGCCTCATACCGCAAACACAGGTTCTCTTGGTTCAGACAAAGGAcccgagaaagagaaagaaaaagtaatagttGTAAAG aaaatggaACCAACACCAACAGCAGATTTGGACAGAACTAATGATAAAGTATATGATTGTACTACCAGCGTAGTTCGGGCAGTTATGTCTCTGTCGCAAG GCGTTCAGCAGAGTAAAGCCGATCAGTATTTAGAATTAGTAAGAAGAGTAGGCATCGAATTGAGAGCTTTACTGTCCTCCGTTGATGCTCTTGTAGAAATCTTACCTATATCTGCACACAGAGAAGTAGAGATGGCACATAAGGTTTTAAGTAAGGATATGGCTGAGCTTGTAACGGCTATGAAATTAGCACAAAATTATAGTGCTACCACGTTAGATGCAGAATATCGAAA GGGAATGCTTTCTGCGGCTCATATTTTAGCAATGGATGCAAAGAACCTCTTAGACGTAATCGACTCTATTCGTATTCGATATCCATACGTGGACAATCAAATTTGTCAAAGACAAAATGATAAGAATACGTCGCGAGACTCAACGCCGGAACATTGCATTCGATCGAGCCAATCTGGTGAACATTTTTTGAGAAGAAGCCAGTCGAGTGAAAGGCAAACAACAACGTTCAGACAAAGCCAAAGCGGAGATCTTCTACATCGGATGGGTCAATCGGTTGATCGTTCTTTGCAG GGAAGTCAAACTGATGTTAGCGGTGGAACCAGTTTAGAGAGGAGGCATCACATTGTAACGAATAGTCTTGAACGTAATTCAACAAGTAGAAGACAAATGGCAACCAATAgcttagaaagaaaaaggccGTCGTTATCTTGTAATATGGGTCCTATGAATAATTCCGTTAATCTCCCACCGATTGTACCAGTAACATGCAATTTGGTTCAGACAGTGGGACCTGTTATTCATCCGAGTCAGTCAGTCGCGATGGGTGTTAGTCAACAGTCAGTATTCACTGCTAATAAATCTTCGAATGAAACACCTACCAGTGACAGCTAA